Proteins encoded within one genomic window of Citricoccus muralis:
- a CDS encoding low molecular weight phosphatase family protein: MTGKPSVLFVCVKNGGKSQMAAALLRHRAGDTVEVHSAGTAPGGSLNSLSAEAVAEAGADMADEQPKPIDPELLRRVDRVVVLGQEAHVEPVAGMTATIETWTTDEPSERGIEGLERMRLVCGDIDARVRALHAELLPR, from the coding sequence ATGACCGGCAAGCCCAGCGTGCTGTTCGTCTGCGTCAAGAACGGCGGCAAGTCGCAGATGGCCGCGGCCCTGCTGCGCCACCGCGCTGGCGACACGGTTGAGGTCCACTCGGCAGGCACCGCGCCGGGCGGCTCTCTCAACAGCCTCTCCGCAGAAGCGGTCGCCGAAGCAGGAGCCGATATGGCGGATGAGCAGCCCAAACCGATTGACCCGGAGCTGCTGCGCCGCGTCGATCGAGTCGTCGTGCTCGGCCAGGAGGCCCACGTGGAGCCCGTCGCGGGCATGACGGCCACCATCGAGACGTGGACGACCGATGAGCCCTCCGAGCGCGGCATCGAAGGACTTGAGCGGATGCGCCTGGTCTGTGGCGACATCGACGCCCGCGTCCGTGCCCTGCACGCCGAACTCCTCCCCCGCTGA
- a CDS encoding arsenate reductase ArsC, whose translation MTSAPKPSVLFVCVHNAGRSQIAAGYLTALAGDRIEVRSAGSEPADQINPVAVEAMAEEDIDITAASPKVLTTEAVQASDVVITMGCGDACPIFPGKRYEDWELTDPAGKGIDDVRVVRDDIKSRIQQLISELIPTPTASN comes from the coding sequence ATGACTTCTGCACCCAAGCCCAGCGTCCTCTTCGTCTGTGTCCACAACGCCGGCCGCTCCCAGATAGCGGCGGGTTACCTCACCGCTTTGGCCGGTGACCGGATCGAGGTCCGCTCGGCCGGCTCCGAACCTGCCGACCAGATCAACCCGGTCGCCGTGGAGGCAATGGCCGAAGAAGACATCGACATCACCGCAGCGTCCCCGAAGGTGCTGACCACCGAGGCGGTGCAGGCCTCCGATGTCGTGATCACCATGGGCTGCGGCGACGCCTGCCCGATCTTCCCCGGCAAGCGCTACGAGGACTGGGAACTGACCGACCCGGCAGGCAAGGGCATCGACGACGTCCGCGTGGTCCGCGACGACATCAAGTCCCGTATCCAGCAGCTGATCAGCGAACTGATTCCGACACCGACCGCATCGAACTGA